The following are encoded in a window of Kiritimatiellales bacterium genomic DNA:
- a CDS encoding Fic family protein, translated as MNRMIQGHYVPVSTAGETVKSFIPAPLPPEPPIEWSADLRKKFDDALLALGRLDSVSLLLPDVSLFLYTYVRKEAVLSSMIEGTQSSLSDLLLYELEEIPGVPLDDTTEVSNYVSALNYGLERLRSGFPLSLRLLREVHERLLSKGRGSEKQPGEFRRSQNRIGGTRPGNAAFVPPPPENVSECMGAMELFLQDDPEPTPVLLKAALAHVQFETIHPFLDGNGRLGRLLITLLLCECGALKEPMLYLSLYLKLHRQTYYDLLMNVRLKGDWESWLDFFADAVISVAGQAVDTVQKLDSLAKEDRQKIQTLGRAAGSGLQIHHELLRRPILTATAAMKGIGLSSATVNKTFEHLQKLHIVSELTGQKRNRIFCYTDYLSILNEGIEPPNS; from the coding sequence ATGAACAGGATGATACAAGGACATTATGTTCCGGTTTCAACCGCTGGAGAAACGGTTAAATCATTTATTCCGGCACCACTTCCGCCGGAACCACCGATCGAATGGTCGGCGGACCTGAGAAAAAAATTTGACGATGCGTTACTTGCCCTCGGCCGACTGGACAGCGTGTCGTTACTGCTCCCGGATGTTTCTTTATTTCTTTATACGTATGTCCGGAAGGAGGCCGTTCTATCTTCAATGATCGAAGGAACACAATCTTCGCTGTCCGATCTTCTTCTTTATGAGCTCGAAGAGATTCCAGGCGTCCCTTTAGACGATACGACAGAAGTCAGTAATTATGTTTCCGCCTTAAACTATGGATTAGAGCGGTTACGTTCAGGCTTCCCGCTTTCTTTGCGTCTGTTGCGGGAAGTGCATGAACGTTTACTGTCAAAAGGACGTGGCAGTGAAAAACAACCCGGGGAATTCCGGCGCTCACAAAACCGGATCGGGGGGACCCGTCCCGGGAATGCTGCGTTTGTTCCTCCGCCGCCGGAAAACGTTTCGGAATGTATGGGTGCAATGGAACTGTTTCTGCAGGATGACCCGGAACCAACGCCCGTTTTGTTAAAAGCAGCGCTGGCGCATGTTCAGTTTGAAACAATTCATCCGTTTCTTGACGGCAACGGCCGGCTCGGCCGGCTCTTAATCACGCTTCTTCTTTGCGAGTGCGGCGCCCTAAAAGAACCGATGCTTTATCTCAGTCTTTATTTGAAGCTTCACCGGCAAACATATTATGACCTTTTAATGAACGTCCGCTTGAAAGGTGACTGGGAGAGCTGGCTGGATTTCTTTGCCGATGCCGTCATCTCGGTTGCCGGACAGGCAGTTGATACCGTGCAAAAACTTGATTCGTTAGCAAAAGAGGACCGGCAGAAAATCCAAACGCTTGGACGCGCCGCAGGCTCCGGACTGCAAATTCATCATGAACTTCTGCGCCGCCCGATTTTAACTGCGACTGCAGCCATGAAAGGTATCGGCCTCAGTTCAGCAACCGTAAATAAAACATTTGAACATTTGCAAAAACTCCACATCGTTTCTGAATTAACAGGACAAAAACGGAATCGTATTTTTTGTTATACAGACTACCTTTCAATTTTAAATGAAGGTATAGAACCACCCAACTCATAA
- a CDS encoding ZIP family metal transporter — MTVNWFTEIHPVVQALIATLFTWGMTAAGAALVFFFKTINRQVLNAMLGFAAGVMIAASFWSLLEPAIEMERAAGNIPWIPAVTGFLLGGFFLRGIDIILPHLHPGAEQPEGPETSWRRSILLILAITLHNIPEGLAVGVAFGAVASGLPAASLAGAIALGIGIGIQNFPEGAAVSVPLRREGLSRFKCFWYGQLSGIVEPVAGVAGAAAVMYMQPILPYALSFAAGAMIFVVVEELIPESQSDKNTDTATMGAMIGFAVMMLLDVALG; from the coding sequence ATGACCGTAAATTGGTTTACTGAAATTCATCCGGTTGTTCAGGCGCTGATTGCAACGCTGTTTACATGGGGTATGACCGCTGCCGGCGCGGCGCTGGTTTTCTTTTTTAAAACGATCAACCGGCAGGTTCTGAATGCGATGCTCGGGTTTGCGGCAGGCGTGATGATCGCCGCGAGTTTCTGGTCGCTGCTCGAACCGGCGATTGAAATGGAGCGAGCCGCCGGAAATATTCCGTGGATTCCGGCGGTGACCGGTTTTCTGCTCGGCGGATTTTTTCTGCGCGGCATCGATATTATTCTGCCGCACCTGCATCCCGGCGCTGAACAGCCCGAGGGACCGGAGACTTCATGGCGCCGGAGCATCCTGCTCATCCTCGCCATTACACTGCACAACATTCCGGAAGGGCTTGCTGTCGGCGTCGCATTCGGCGCAGTGGCATCGGGACTTCCGGCGGCCTCGCTCGCCGGCGCGATCGCACTCGGCATCGGAATTGGAATTCAGAACTTTCCTGAAGGCGCGGCGGTTTCCGTTCCGCTCCGGCGCGAAGGACTGTCGCGTTTCAAATGTTTCTGGTACGGACAGCTGTCCGGCATCGTTGAACCCGTCGCCGGCGTTGCCGGCGCGGCGGCCGTGATGTATATGCAGCCGATTCTGCCCTATGCGCTTTCATTCGCCGCCGGTGCCATGATTTTTGTCGTCGTTGAAGAGCTCATTCCTGAGTCGCAATCCGACAAAAATACGGATACTGCCACCATGGGCGCCATGATCGGCTTTGCCGTTATGATGCTGCTCGACGTTGCACTGGGATAA